A DNA window from Vanessa tameamea isolate UH-Manoa-2023 chromosome 24, ilVanTame1 primary haplotype, whole genome shotgun sequence contains the following coding sequences:
- the LOC135194104 gene encoding uncharacterized protein LOC135194104, with protein sequence MLKPSVQTKKNLATEVVDPLITAEPTTNSRLAEIEIYLGLVRAAVARESPKPILVLGDLRATCCRARRVYIRCQRHNGLDTDLEGHMLDAYRQLKKDLQLAISKAKEMAREELLAGLNRVPWGPPYRGVRGKFRTQGAPVTETLPLDLLLRLVGELFSHPGERVPPQMALRSVIEDAVALPLITEREMEMALGRLRAKNTAPGPDRVLRRVLCDALEFLGARLRELFDECLCSGQPIVLLNETDKLFEKVLAAGLIQLLEEVGPGLSEAQYGFRTGRSTIDVLDALKTRTTEAVARGQVVLAVSLDVANAFNILPFDTIPEALRYHGVPTYLRRLLEAYLQDREVLWARVDGRLVRRRVGCGVPQGSVLGPILWNVGFDWLVSPFCYECGAPFDTAYHTLSVGGPHRRTDRQGVTVA encoded by the exons ATGTTAAAACCAAGTGTTCAAACCAAAAAGAATTTGGCTACGGAAGTAGTAGATCCACTTATTACCGCTGAGCCAACAACCAACAGCCG CCTGGCCGAGATCGAGATCTATCTCGGCTTAGTCAGAGCTGCGGTGGCCAGAGAGTCGCCGAAACCGATACTGGTTCTAGGCGACCTTCGGGCGACGTGCTGCCGGGCGCGGAGGGTCTACATCCGTTGTCAAAGGCACAACGGTCTCGACACGGATCTGGAGGGACATATGCTGGACGCTTATCGCCAGCTGAAAAAAGATctgcagctggcgataagcaagGCCAAGGAGATGGCCAGGGAGGAGCTTCTAGCGGGTCTCAATCGAGTACCATGGGGGCCCCCGTACCGCGGTGTGCGCGGGAAGTTCCGTACCCAAGGCGCCCCAGTCACCGAGACGCTGCCGCTGGATCTCCTCCTACGCCTGGTCGGGGAACTCTTCTCCCATCCAGGCGAGCGTGTCCCTCCACAGATGGCCCTCCGCTCCGTGATTGAAGACGCAGTGGCTCTACcactgatcacggagcgggagatggagatggccctcgGCCGCTTGAGGGCCAAGAACACGGCACCGGGTCCGGACAGGGTTCTAAGGCGTGTTCTGTGCGACGCCCTGGAATTCCTGGGTGCAAGgcttcgggagctgttcgacgaatgtctgtgcagcgggca GCCAATAGTGCTGCTGAATGAGACGGACAAACTCTTCGAGAAGGTCCTTGCAGCCGGTCTCATTCAGCTCCTCGAGGAGGTCGGTCCGGGTCTCTCAGAGGCTCAGTACGGGTTCAGGACGGGCCGGTCGACGATCGACGTCCTCgacgccctgaagactcggacgacggaagcggtggcccgagggcaagtcgtcctggcggtgtcgctcgacgtggcgaacgccttcaacatTCTCCCTTTCGACACGATACCggaggcactccgataccacggggtgccgacctatctcaggaggctgctggaggcgtacctccaggacagggagGTCCTCTGGGCGAGGGTCGATGGGAGGTtggtccggcgtcgggtaggctgcggcgttccacaggggtcggttctcggcccaattctgtggaacgtcggtttcgactggctGGTGTCACCCTTCTGctacgagtgtggtgcgccattCGATACGGCGtaccacaccctga gtgttggaggcccgcataggcggacCGACCGTCAGGGGGTCACGGTAGCATGA